The Etheostoma spectabile isolate EspeVRDwgs_2016 chromosome 23, UIUC_Espe_1.0, whole genome shotgun sequence genome includes a window with the following:
- the dcp1b gene encoding mRNA-decapping enzyme 1B isoform X2, protein MTATSAGSSSCLTAKGLDISLAALQRQDPYINDIVDVASQVALYTYNNRANEWEKTEVEGTLFIYTRLASPRHGFTIMNRLSMENLTEPITKDLDFQLQHPFLLYRNARLVIHGIWFYDKEDCQRIAQRMKILTHQEQTLAQSQGGWLSPGGVRGGGVGGGGVVGILGGGGSEAKAVDIIQMLTKAHTEYDKSTSEPKEIGGSSVIYGNPNLIKPIPVKLNTQDTESAEPKSLSLATLFGSQHQHHHSSKPEPVSPMATTGTGPSPRQVNRPPVARSLKYDDTENSGNSVPSKGGNINMVGCSVRGPRAVIGGQIVGEHGENVVVGLLPCPTTTHQQQQNQPQHCPAIQKLMLGQSGVGVVGGVLQTLSESPENRLCDNGVPLEHHHHHHHLYHHHHQQQHHHLHHYQQQQLQADPIRKLFQTKPPLPSSNPPPLQQNPHLSSQPIMVDSVSCSHLQAQQSQQLFFSQPKPQPEAQHNCHSALPMQGTVLSSQMSGVVSPHELLQKLQLVQQEQSLASHDPPRLCPGLAPRFLGPTQGQGAGSVVGPVPNQTTGTAGQKAALQFQIISPQRIPATVAPNLLLSPSVFTQAKSSGGLSVVSQESGPDPSTLSRPPLQQEIRVLSRSQLQATLLHLIQTDSSFLDSIYEAYISRFANDSSIKY, encoded by the exons ATGACAGCAACTTCTGCAGGTAGCAGCAGCTGCCTCACCGCTAAAGGACTGGACATAAGTCTGGCTGCTCTGCAGCGACAAGACCCATACATCAATGACATTGTGGACGTGGCCAGCCAAGTTGCCCTGTATACTTATAACAACAGGGCAAATGAGTGG GAGAAGACAGAGGTGGAAGGCACCCTTTTTATTTACACAAG ACTGGCATCTCCCAGGCATGGTTTCACCATTATGAACAGACTCAGTATGGAGAACTTGACAGAGCCAATTACCAAAGACCTGGATTTCCAGCTCCAGCACCCTTTCCTGCTTTATCGCAATGCCCGGT TGGTTATCCATGGCATTTGGTTCTATGATAAGGAGGACTGTCAACGTATTGCTCAGAGAATGAAGAT CCTGACCCATCAGGAGCAGACCCTGGCACAGTCTCAAGGTGGATGGTTGTCCCCAGGAGGAGTACGTGGTGGAGGAGTAGGTGGTGGAGGAGTAGTTGGAATActt ggaggaggaggaagtgaaGCAAAGGCAGTGGACATTATTCAGATGTTGACCAAAGCACACACAGAGTATGACAAG TCTACATCAGAGCCAAAGGAGATTGGCGGCAGCAGTGTTATTTATGGAAACCCCAACCTGATCAAACCAATACCTGTTAAACTGAACACTCAG GACACTGAAAGTGCTGAACccaagtctctctctcttgctacCCTTTTTGGCTCTCAACATCAACATCACCACTCATCCAAACCTGAGCCAGTCTCTCCTATGGCCACTACTGGGACAGGGCCATCACCGAGACAAGTCAATCGCCCACCTGTAGCACGTTCGCTGAAATACGATGACACAGAAAACTCTGGCAATAGTGTGCCCTCCAAAGGAGGGAACATCAACATGGTTGGGTGTTCAGTTAGAGGGCCCAGGGCTGTGATTGGAGGACAAATAGTCGGAGAACATGGTGAAAATGTTGTTGTGGGCTTGCTGCCATGTCCCACTACCacccatcagcagcagcagaaccAACCCCAGCACTGCCCAGCCATCCAGAAACTCATGCTGGGACAGAGTGGAGTGGGGGTCGTCGGAGGGGTGCTTCAGACCCTGTCCGAGTCCCCCGAGAACAGGCTGTGTGACAACGGGGTGCCGCTGGAgcatcaccaccaccatcaccatctgtaccaccatcatcatcagcagcagcaccacCACCTTCATCATTATCAACAGCAACAGCTTCAGGCTGACCCGATCAGGAAACTTTTCCAAACCAAGCCACCTCTTCCCTCATCCAACCCTCCGCCTCTGCAGCAGAACCCCCATCTCTCCTCTCAGCCCATAATGGTGGATTCTGTGTCATGTTCGCACCTTCAAGCACAACAAAGCCAACAGCTGTTTTTCAGCCAACCTAAACCTCAACCAGAAGCACAGCACAACTGCCATTCAGCTTTACCTATGCAGGGAACAG TTCTGTCTTCCCAGATGTCTGGTGTGGTGTCACCTCATGAGCTCCTTCAAAAGCTCCAGCTGGTTCAGCAGGAACAAAGCCTGGCTTCCCATGACCCCCCTCGCCTCTGTCCAGGACTGGCACCTCGATTCCTGGGGCCCACTCAAGGGCAAGGTGCCGGCTCAGTTGTAGGCCCAGTCCCAAACCAGACCACAGGTACTGCTGGTCAAAAGGCTGCGCTGCAGTTTCAG ATCATCTCCCCCCAGCGGATACCTGCCACTGTGGCCCCCAACCTGCTCCTCTCTCCCAGTGTGTTCACTCAGGCAAAGTCTAGTGGCGGGTTGTCAGTGGTTTCCCAGGAGAGCGGCCCTGACCCCTCAACCCTGTCCAGACCCCCACTGCAGCAGGAGATCAGagttctttccagaagccagcTTCAAGCCACACTGCTGCATCTGATCCAG ACTGACAGCTCATTCCTGGACAGCATCTATGAAGCCTACATCAGCCGCTTTGCTAATGACTCCAGCATCAAGTACTGA
- the dcp1b gene encoding mRNA-decapping enzyme 1B isoform X1 — MTATSAGSSSCLTAKGLDISLAALQRQDPYINDIVDVASQVALYTYNNRANEWEKTEVEGTLFIYTRLASPRHGFTIMNRLSMENLTEPITKDLDFQLQHPFLLYRNARLVIHGIWFYDKEDCQRIAQRMKILTHQEQTLAQSQGGWLSPGGVRGGGVGGGGVVGILEGGGGGGGGVAGEGGGGSEAKAVDIIQMLTKAHTEYDKSTSEPKEIGGSSVIYGNPNLIKPIPVKLNTQDTESAEPKSLSLATLFGSQHQHHHSSKPEPVSPMATTGTGPSPRQVNRPPVARSLKYDDTENSGNSVPSKGGNINMVGCSVRGPRAVIGGQIVGEHGENVVVGLLPCPTTTHQQQQNQPQHCPAIQKLMLGQSGVGVVGGVLQTLSESPENRLCDNGVPLEHHHHHHHLYHHHHQQQHHHLHHYQQQQLQADPIRKLFQTKPPLPSSNPPPLQQNPHLSSQPIMVDSVSCSHLQAQQSQQLFFSQPKPQPEAQHNCHSALPMQGTVLSSQMSGVVSPHELLQKLQLVQQEQSLASHDPPRLCPGLAPRFLGPTQGQGAGSVVGPVPNQTTGTAGQKAALQFQIISPQRIPATVAPNLLLSPSVFTQAKSSGGLSVVSQESGPDPSTLSRPPLQQEIRVLSRSQLQATLLHLIQTDSSFLDSIYEAYISRFANDSSIKY, encoded by the exons ATGACAGCAACTTCTGCAGGTAGCAGCAGCTGCCTCACCGCTAAAGGACTGGACATAAGTCTGGCTGCTCTGCAGCGACAAGACCCATACATCAATGACATTGTGGACGTGGCCAGCCAAGTTGCCCTGTATACTTATAACAACAGGGCAAATGAGTGG GAGAAGACAGAGGTGGAAGGCACCCTTTTTATTTACACAAG ACTGGCATCTCCCAGGCATGGTTTCACCATTATGAACAGACTCAGTATGGAGAACTTGACAGAGCCAATTACCAAAGACCTGGATTTCCAGCTCCAGCACCCTTTCCTGCTTTATCGCAATGCCCGGT TGGTTATCCATGGCATTTGGTTCTATGATAAGGAGGACTGTCAACGTATTGCTCAGAGAATGAAGAT CCTGACCCATCAGGAGCAGACCCTGGCACAGTCTCAAGGTGGATGGTTGTCCCCAGGAGGAGTACGTGGTGGAGGAGTAGGTGGTGGAGGAGTAGTTGGAATActtgaaggaggaggaggaggcggaggaggagtagcaggtgaaggaggaggaggaagtgaaGCAAAGGCAGTGGACATTATTCAGATGTTGACCAAAGCACACACAGAGTATGACAAG TCTACATCAGAGCCAAAGGAGATTGGCGGCAGCAGTGTTATTTATGGAAACCCCAACCTGATCAAACCAATACCTGTTAAACTGAACACTCAG GACACTGAAAGTGCTGAACccaagtctctctctcttgctacCCTTTTTGGCTCTCAACATCAACATCACCACTCATCCAAACCTGAGCCAGTCTCTCCTATGGCCACTACTGGGACAGGGCCATCACCGAGACAAGTCAATCGCCCACCTGTAGCACGTTCGCTGAAATACGATGACACAGAAAACTCTGGCAATAGTGTGCCCTCCAAAGGAGGGAACATCAACATGGTTGGGTGTTCAGTTAGAGGGCCCAGGGCTGTGATTGGAGGACAAATAGTCGGAGAACATGGTGAAAATGTTGTTGTGGGCTTGCTGCCATGTCCCACTACCacccatcagcagcagcagaaccAACCCCAGCACTGCCCAGCCATCCAGAAACTCATGCTGGGACAGAGTGGAGTGGGGGTCGTCGGAGGGGTGCTTCAGACCCTGTCCGAGTCCCCCGAGAACAGGCTGTGTGACAACGGGGTGCCGCTGGAgcatcaccaccaccatcaccatctgtaccaccatcatcatcagcagcagcaccacCACCTTCATCATTATCAACAGCAACAGCTTCAGGCTGACCCGATCAGGAAACTTTTCCAAACCAAGCCACCTCTTCCCTCATCCAACCCTCCGCCTCTGCAGCAGAACCCCCATCTCTCCTCTCAGCCCATAATGGTGGATTCTGTGTCATGTTCGCACCTTCAAGCACAACAAAGCCAACAGCTGTTTTTCAGCCAACCTAAACCTCAACCAGAAGCACAGCACAACTGCCATTCAGCTTTACCTATGCAGGGAACAG TTCTGTCTTCCCAGATGTCTGGTGTGGTGTCACCTCATGAGCTCCTTCAAAAGCTCCAGCTGGTTCAGCAGGAACAAAGCCTGGCTTCCCATGACCCCCCTCGCCTCTGTCCAGGACTGGCACCTCGATTCCTGGGGCCCACTCAAGGGCAAGGTGCCGGCTCAGTTGTAGGCCCAGTCCCAAACCAGACCACAGGTACTGCTGGTCAAAAGGCTGCGCTGCAGTTTCAG ATCATCTCCCCCCAGCGGATACCTGCCACTGTGGCCCCCAACCTGCTCCTCTCTCCCAGTGTGTTCACTCAGGCAAAGTCTAGTGGCGGGTTGTCAGTGGTTTCCCAGGAGAGCGGCCCTGACCCCTCAACCCTGTCCAGACCCCCACTGCAGCAGGAGATCAGagttctttccagaagccagcTTCAAGCCACACTGCTGCATCTGATCCAG ACTGACAGCTCATTCCTGGACAGCATCTATGAAGCCTACATCAGCCGCTTTGCTAATGACTCCAGCATCAAGTACTGA